In one Phycisphaeraceae bacterium genomic region, the following are encoded:
- a CDS encoding acylneuraminate cytidylyltransferase family protein: MTTIAVIIARAGSKGLRNKSMRPLAGKPLVAWTIEHALGSRRPDAVVLSSDGDDILEVGRKYGIETYKRPPERCGDNATIDDGARHGVECWEAKHGKTAQYVAILYGNVPLRPADLTDRAMTKLIETEADSVQTVYPVGKMHPLWMRKLTGPFGDVLENYQPNEIFRRQDLPPVYMLNSGVLAVTRQNLFNVDPAHPHNFLGADRRAIVTRPEDVVDVDDELDLIIAEGIVALRSRQERSG, encoded by the coding sequence ATGACGACCATCGCTGTCATTATCGCCCGGGCGGGAAGCAAAGGGCTTAGGAACAAAAGCATGCGACCCCTGGCGGGAAAACCGCTGGTTGCATGGACCATCGAGCACGCACTTGGGTCGCGCCGCCCGGATGCCGTCGTGCTCAGTTCGGATGGTGACGACATCCTGGAGGTGGGCCGAAAATATGGAATCGAAACATACAAACGCCCCCCCGAACGCTGCGGTGACAACGCAACCATTGATGATGGGGCACGCCACGGCGTTGAGTGCTGGGAAGCGAAACACGGCAAAACGGCACAGTATGTTGCGATTCTATACGGCAATGTTCCATTACGACCTGCGGACCTGACCGATCGCGCGATGACCAAACTTATCGAGACCGAAGCGGACAGCGTGCAGACGGTGTACCCCGTTGGCAAGATGCATCCGTTATGGATGCGTAAGCTCACCGGTCCATTTGGAGATGTGCTGGAGAATTACCAGCCGAATGAAATATTCCGCCGCCAGGATCTCCCTCCTGTGTATATGCTCAACAGCGGAGTACTTGCGGTAACACGGCAGAATTTGTTCAACGTTGATCCTGCGCACCCGCATAACTTTCTTGGTGCCGATCGGCGTGCGATCGTGACTCGGCCGGAGGATGTCGTGGACGTGGACGACGAGTTGGACTTGATCATTGCAGAAGGGATCGTGGCTCTGCGGTCGCGTCAGGAACGAAGCGGATAA
- a CDS encoding motility associated factor glycosyltransferase family protein, with protein MITPSNILLANLAQLRKVEPELAQRILDATPAELEWIPSRAGPLSAVLKRDGKTFTLASRFDPLAEADKLLTPVDYQKHGGIVLLGMGLGHHVTRVVQQMSKDCLLIIFEPDISVLRAVLERIDYTAWLGSANIVLVDGEIDRAGIVSRVEKYAAIITQGTILVTYPVTRTLFSETISRFSQIITDTLSYCRTTVATSLVNGARTIANLSMNIGHYAAGATTDELHRYAAGFPAVCIGAGPSLARNVHLLSDPAVRSKVIVISAQTTLKPLLDRGIRPDFVTALDYHEISTRFYEGLPELPDVTLVAEAKVNPSVIDTFPGPIRCTQNNFLDRILGSLARPRVQIRGGATVAHLSFYLAQHLGCDPIILIGQDLGFSDGLYYCPGTAIHDVWAPELGAFNTLEMMEWQRIVRHRNHLQKVEDIHGRPAYSDEQMLTYLKQFERDFADAPQTVIDATEGGLPKDHTTRMALADALATYATRPVPRMSLPVRGLDPQKLAAIHDLLEQLMTEVHELRQLTKKTIPILHQMIEHQRDMERMNKLFLDLDRNKKKVDRMPRAFGLVNDLNSIGAFKRARADRAIQNSGGTVFEKQTRQIERDLENLNWLVQGCDEAITIFRNAFSRVQAQRKTTGNTQKEKLSTRETSPV; from the coding sequence ATGATTACGCCGTCGAACATCCTTCTTGCCAACTTGGCGCAGCTTCGGAAGGTTGAGCCGGAGCTTGCTCAGCGAATATTAGATGCAACTCCCGCGGAGCTGGAGTGGATCCCTTCGCGTGCAGGTCCTCTATCGGCCGTCCTCAAAAGAGATGGAAAAACCTTCACTCTTGCGAGTCGGTTCGACCCGCTGGCGGAGGCAGACAAGCTACTCACCCCTGTCGATTACCAGAAACACGGCGGGATCGTGTTGCTGGGAATGGGGCTTGGCCACCACGTGACACGGGTGGTCCAGCAAATGAGTAAAGATTGCTTGTTGATTATTTTTGAGCCAGATATTTCAGTTCTTCGCGCTGTCCTTGAACGCATCGATTACACCGCATGGTTGGGTAGCGCGAACATTGTTCTTGTCGATGGCGAGATTGACCGAGCGGGGATAGTCAGCCGCGTTGAAAAATACGCCGCGATCATTACTCAGGGGACGATTCTTGTTACGTATCCGGTAACGAGAACGCTGTTCAGCGAGACAATTTCGCGTTTTAGCCAAATCATTACAGACACGTTGTCATACTGTAGAACCACAGTTGCGACATCTCTCGTAAATGGTGCTCGTACAATCGCCAATCTATCGATGAACATCGGTCATTACGCTGCCGGAGCGACTACCGATGAGCTTCATCGTTATGCTGCGGGATTCCCAGCCGTTTGTATCGGAGCCGGGCCAAGCTTGGCGCGCAATGTTCACTTGCTTTCTGACCCGGCGGTTCGTTCCAAAGTGATCGTGATCAGCGCTCAGACAACTCTAAAGCCGTTGTTGGATCGAGGTATTCGGCCGGATTTCGTCACAGCCCTCGACTACCATGAAATCTCTACTCGCTTTTATGAAGGCCTACCGGAGCTGCCGGACGTGACCTTGGTCGCAGAGGCAAAGGTCAACCCGTCGGTTATTGATACCTTTCCCGGCCCGATTCGTTGTACGCAGAATAATTTTCTAGATCGGATCCTGGGAAGTCTGGCTCGGCCACGAGTGCAAATTCGTGGCGGGGCGACGGTGGCCCATCTGTCCTTCTATCTTGCGCAACATCTTGGGTGCGATCCGATCATTCTGATTGGTCAGGATCTGGGATTTTCCGACGGTCTTTATTACTGCCCCGGTACCGCGATCCACGATGTGTGGGCTCCCGAACTTGGAGCGTTCAACACGCTGGAGATGATGGAATGGCAGCGTATCGTTCGCCATCGCAACCACCTTCAAAAAGTGGAGGACATCCATGGCCGGCCCGCTTATTCCGATGAGCAGATGCTCACTTACCTCAAGCAGTTTGAGCGTGATTTCGCAGATGCTCCGCAGACAGTAATCGACGCAACCGAGGGCGGCCTGCCCAAAGACCACACCACCCGCATGGCTCTTGCCGACGCATTGGCGACTTATGCGACCCGGCCAGTGCCTCGCATGTCGCTTCCCGTGCGCGGGCTTGATCCGCAAAAACTGGCAGCAATCCATGATCTGCTCGAGCAACTCATGACAGAGGTTCACGAGCTGCGCCAGCTCACAAAAAAAACCATCCCGATACTCCATCAGATGATTGAACATCAACGCGACATGGAGCGGATGAACAAGCTCTTCCTGGACCTCGATCGCAACAAGAAAAAGGTAGATCGGATGCCGCGGGCGTTTGGGCTGGTGAATGATCTGAACTCAATCGGCGCGTTTAAGCGTGCGCGGGCGGATCGCGCGATACAAAACAGCGGCGGAACCGTGTTTGAAAAACAAACCCGTCAAATTGAGCGTGATCTGGAAAATCTGAATTGGCTTGTTCAGGGTTGTGATGAAGCGATAACGATTTTTCGTAACGCCTTTTCCCGTGTGCAGGCTCAGCGCAAAACTACCGGAAACACTCAGAAGGAAAAATTATCAACACGCGAAACATCGCCGGTGTGA
- a CDS encoding aldo/keto reductase, with product MPSSLAWGILSTGAIAKAFARGLVHSRTGKLVAVASRTQEAADKFAKEFNVPRAHGSYEALLADPQVQAIYIAPPHPMHAQWTILAAEAKKHILCEKPIGLNAAETMAMIEAARANNVFLMEAFMYRCHPQTQRLVELLKSKAIGEVRMIHATFGFSAGFHAESRIWSNALAGGGIMDVGCYPISMSRLVAGVVLGRDFAEPIDIKASGKLASTGVDEYAAATLTFPNQIVAQVATGVGLNLDNSVRIFGTSGSIFVPSPWTADRGSGGDYHLHVTRYGKGTEDVVIKADVTAYALEADVVGDAVAQGKTQPPSPAMTWDDSLGNMRALDTWRARVGVVYDAEKRGASSRTVSGRTLKKSNSASMTYGRLPGVDKPVSRLLLGVDNQTFYPHATVMFDDYFERGGNAFDTAYIYAGGELEKNLGAWIQSRGVREQVVILGKGAHTPHCTPKHITEQLAISLDRMQTNYVDVYMLHRDNVDIPVGEFVDVLNEHKKAGRIRAFGGSNWTLERVQAANDYAKAKGLTGFAAVSNNFSLARMIDPVWDGCVGTSDPASRAWFEKTQLALMPWSSQARGFFLPHISRDYTGDAEVVRCWFSEDNFQRRDRAIELAKKKGVEPINIALAYVLHQPFPTFPLIGPRTIGETISSLRALNVQLTSQEIKWLNLEA from the coding sequence ATGCCTTCATCGCTCGCCTGGGGAATTCTCAGCACCGGCGCTATCGCCAAGGCGTTTGCCAGGGGACTGGTTCATTCGCGTACAGGAAAACTGGTGGCGGTCGCCAGCCGGACGCAGGAGGCGGCTGATAAGTTTGCCAAGGAATTTAATGTTCCACGCGCCCACGGGTCCTATGAAGCTCTACTGGCTGACCCACAGGTCCAGGCGATTTACATCGCACCGCCACATCCCATGCATGCGCAGTGGACGATTCTCGCTGCCGAGGCGAAGAAACACATTCTCTGCGAAAAACCAATCGGTCTGAACGCCGCCGAGACGATGGCGATGATCGAAGCCGCCCGGGCAAATAACGTCTTTCTGATGGAAGCGTTCATGTATCGCTGCCACCCACAGACGCAGAGGCTTGTCGAATTGCTCAAGAGCAAAGCAATCGGAGAAGTGCGGATGATCCACGCAACCTTCGGCTTTTCTGCGGGATTCCATGCAGAAAGCCGAATCTGGAGCAACGCGCTGGCTGGCGGGGGCATCATGGATGTCGGCTGTTACCCCATTTCAATGTCGAGGCTCGTCGCCGGTGTAGTACTGGGCAGAGACTTTGCCGAACCGATTGATATCAAAGCTTCGGGGAAACTCGCATCCACAGGTGTAGACGAATACGCTGCAGCTACGCTTACCTTTCCCAATCAGATTGTCGCCCAGGTCGCAACAGGTGTCGGCCTGAACCTTGATAACAGCGTTCGTATCTTTGGCACATCCGGCTCGATTTTCGTTCCCTCGCCATGGACTGCTGATCGCGGTTCGGGGGGCGACTATCATCTCCACGTCACACGCTACGGCAAAGGAACGGAGGATGTCGTCATCAAGGCCGACGTCACCGCCTATGCGCTTGAAGCGGATGTCGTTGGTGATGCTGTGGCACAGGGCAAAACTCAGCCACCTTCACCAGCCATGACGTGGGACGACTCGCTGGGAAATATGCGTGCTCTTGACACCTGGCGCGCACGGGTCGGCGTTGTCTATGACGCGGAGAAACGTGGCGCCTCATCGCGGACGGTGTCTGGCCGCACATTGAAAAAGAGCAACAGCGCTTCCATGACTTATGGCCGGCTGCCGGGGGTGGACAAACCGGTTTCGCGGCTGCTCCTGGGCGTTGATAACCAAACCTTCTATCCGCACGCCACCGTCATGTTTGATGACTATTTTGAACGTGGCGGCAACGCCTTTGATACCGCATACATCTATGCTGGCGGTGAGCTGGAAAAGAATTTGGGCGCGTGGATTCAGTCGCGCGGCGTGCGTGAGCAGGTCGTTATCCTCGGGAAAGGTGCTCACACACCGCACTGCACACCCAAGCACATCACCGAACAGCTCGCAATAAGTCTAGATCGGATGCAAACCAACTACGTTGACGTGTATATGCTCCATCGCGATAACGTGGACATCCCCGTGGGAGAGTTTGTTGACGTGCTCAATGAACACAAAAAAGCGGGACGAATACGTGCATTCGGCGGAAGCAACTGGACACTTGAACGGGTACAGGCTGCCAACGACTACGCCAAGGCCAAAGGGTTGACCGGCTTCGCGGCGGTGAGCAACAACTTCAGCCTCGCACGAATGATCGATCCCGTCTGGGACGGTTGTGTCGGAACATCCGATCCTGCATCGCGCGCATGGTTTGAGAAAACGCAACTTGCCTTGATGCCCTGGTCAAGCCAGGCAAGAGGTTTCTTTCTTCCCCACATCTCCCGCGATTACACCGGTGACGCGGAAGTCGTCCGCTGCTGGTTCAGTGAAGACAATTTCCAGCGTCGTGACCGGGCAATTGAGCTGGCGAAGAAGAAAGGTGTCGAGCCGATCAACATTGCTCTTGCCTATGTGCTGCATCAGCCGTTCCCGACATTCCCGCTCATCGGGCCGCGTACGATCGGCGAAACCATCAGCTCGCTCCGAGCATTGAACGTCCAGCTAACATCGCAGGAAATCAAGTGGCTGAATCTGGAAGCGTAA
- a CDS encoding DNA adenine methylase has protein sequence MTPSSAVIRHHPRRHAAVRTDEYIYSQLIPYLGNKRKLLPLIADALVYTGLNRGTVVDLFTGSTVVARLAKTLGHRVIANDWEPYSATIARATVSLNAPPPFVGLGGVDAAFRAINSVEPRDGYIATHLCPRDDDKPDPSRERMFFTRANGRQIDAARELIDHWESTEKVTPAERAYLLSALLYAVSYVSNTSGVFKGFHHGWGGKTRTALYRILSPLTLRPPATHDNGQDNRAEQLDAAMLIGNLKTDPAHTAVYLDPPYNQHPYGSNYHVLNTVVLNDAPPVSPTITASARGRGRPNARDKSAIRTDWRTQRRSAFNHAATAPVALARLIEAIDARWIMLSYSTDGNIPLREVLRPLAQRGKLKVFTRKYKRYRVSSPRMSSKSHNVEFVVVTDTAARPQTRSVEKLAEQIESEERRFWRG, from the coding sequence GTGACTCCATCCTCTGCCGTGATTCGCCACCACCCGCGACGCCATGCAGCAGTCCGCACGGATGAATATATCTATTCGCAACTCATTCCCTACCTGGGGAACAAACGGAAACTACTCCCGTTGATTGCGGACGCCTTGGTTTATACGGGTTTGAATCGCGGCACAGTGGTGGACCTTTTCACCGGCAGCACAGTGGTGGCGAGACTAGCCAAGACGCTTGGTCATCGTGTGATCGCTAATGACTGGGAGCCGTATTCCGCAACGATTGCGAGAGCGACCGTATCGCTCAACGCTCCTCCGCCATTTGTCGGACTTGGTGGGGTTGACGCCGCTTTTAGAGCGATCAATAGCGTTGAACCGCGAGATGGTTACATCGCGACGCATTTATGTCCGCGCGATGACGACAAGCCGGACCCCTCGCGGGAACGGATGTTCTTCACTCGCGCCAATGGCAGGCAAATCGATGCCGCAAGGGAGTTGATCGATCATTGGGAATCTACGGAGAAGGTCACACCAGCGGAGCGGGCATATCTGTTAAGCGCGTTGCTTTATGCTGTCAGTTATGTGAGCAATACGTCTGGTGTTTTCAAGGGATTTCATCACGGCTGGGGCGGCAAGACGAGAACGGCTCTATATCGCATTCTGAGTCCGTTGACCCTGCGTCCGCCAGCAACACACGATAACGGTCAGGATAATCGCGCGGAACAACTCGACGCCGCCATGCTGATCGGCAACCTGAAAACCGATCCGGCCCATACAGCTGTTTATCTCGACCCCCCCTACAACCAGCACCCCTACGGAAGTAACTATCACGTACTAAATACGGTTGTGCTCAATGACGCCCCGCCAGTGTCGCCGACCATTACGGCTTCCGCACGTGGACGGGGTCGTCCCAATGCGCGGGATAAGTCGGCGATTCGTACTGACTGGCGAACTCAGCGGCGCAGCGCGTTTAACCACGCGGCTACAGCACCCGTGGCGTTGGCGCGCCTCATCGAAGCCATAGATGCAAGATGGATCATGCTTTCATACAGCACCGACGGCAACATCCCGCTTCGCGAGGTGCTGCGACCGCTCGCCCAGCGCGGCAAGCTCAAGGTATTCACGCGAAAATACAAGCGTTACCGTGTCAGCTCGCCGCGCATGTCTTCAAAATCGCACAATGTCGAATTCGTTGTTGTGACGGATACTGCTGCCCGGCCACAAACCCGATCCGTCGAAAAATTGGCGGAGCAAATCGAATCGGAAGAGCGGCGATTTTGGCGCGGATGA
- the apaG gene encoding Co2+/Mg2+ efflux protein ApaG — MATPPMSDTTTEGVRVGATAFYLPEESDPQQDRYVFGYRVVIVNQGQESVQLVSRHWIIIDADGHREEVKGAGVVGQTPTLEPGQGFKYTSFCPLSTEWGSMEGTYQMRRADGKLFEARIGRFFLARRVAVPDAAP, encoded by the coding sequence ATGGCCACGCCCCCCATGTCTGACACTACGACCGAAGGGGTTCGCGTCGGTGCCACTGCGTTTTACCTGCCGGAAGAATCTGATCCACAACAAGATCGTTATGTTTTTGGTTATCGCGTGGTCATTGTTAATCAGGGACAGGAATCGGTTCAGTTGGTTTCCCGTCATTGGATCATCATCGATGCCGACGGCCATCGCGAGGAGGTCAAAGGTGCTGGCGTGGTGGGGCAAACGCCCACGCTTGAGCCGGGACAGGGATTCAAATACACAAGTTTCTGTCCGCTGAGTACGGAATGGGGCAGTATGGAGGGCACTTATCAGATGCGTCGTGCTGATGGAAAATTGTTCGAGGCACGAATTGGTCGGTTTTTTCTGGCACGGCGGGTTGCGGTCCCCGATGCTGCGCCATAA
- the folP gene encoding dihydropteroate synthase has protein sequence MILPLADGTSLDLSRPRIMGILNVTPDSFSDGGHHTTTDLAVKHARQMLSDGADLIDVGGESTRPGSQRVSASEQKKRIVDVIRALPPNVIVSVDTTLTDVARAALDAGADMINDISAGRDDEGIFTLAAERRVPIVLMHMQGTPATMQVNPTYVDVVSEVLSFLRCRADIAQQAGIPREGIVLDPGIGFGKTREHNLSLLRNLHRFVDLGYALLLGTSRKRFMGSICQIQDGQTVRQPAPDELIGATCATTAIGVTAGVRLFRVHDVRESRQAADVAWAIGH, from the coding sequence ATGATCCTCCCGCTGGCTGATGGCACATCACTTGACCTCTCGCGCCCACGGATCATGGGTATCCTCAATGTCACACCCGACAGCTTCAGTGACGGCGGCCATCACACAACCACTGACTTGGCCGTCAAACATGCACGACAAATGCTGTCCGACGGGGCTGATCTTATTGATGTGGGCGGTGAATCGACGCGGCCGGGCTCGCAGCGTGTCAGCGCCTCTGAGCAGAAGAAGCGAATCGTTGATGTCATTCGTGCTCTGCCGCCCAATGTAATTGTCAGCGTCGATACTACCTTAACCGACGTTGCGCGAGCCGCACTCGACGCTGGTGCAGACATGATCAATGACATTTCCGCAGGTCGAGATGACGAAGGCATATTCACCCTTGCGGCGGAACGGCGAGTGCCAATCGTCCTCATGCACATGCAGGGAACCCCAGCCACGATGCAGGTAAATCCAACCTATGTCGATGTCGTCAGCGAGGTATTGTCTTTTCTGCGCTGCCGTGCTGACATTGCGCAACAGGCCGGTATCCCGCGAGAAGGTATCGTGCTCGATCCTGGAATCGGTTTTGGAAAAACTCGGGAACATAACCTTTCGCTGCTGCGAAATCTCCACCGGTTCGTCGATCTGGGTTATGCCTTATTGCTGGGCACGAGCAGAAAGCGTTTCATGGGTTCGATCTGTCAGATTCAGGACGGCCAAACCGTGCGGCAACCCGCACCGGATGAACTGATCGGTGCGACGTGCGCTACGACCGCAATAGGAGTCACTGCCGGCGTGCGACTATTTCGGGTTCATGATGTACGAGAAAGCCGGCAAGCTGCAGACGTGGCGTGGGCAATAGGCCATTGA
- the neuC gene encoding UDP-N-acetylglucosamine 2-epimerase (hydrolyzing), with protein MPRKRHIVVVTGTRAEFGLLAPVMRAIRNHPRLRLSIVAMGTHLTTGTVADILAAGFKIAAKVPMQRRGVTGRPADVAALGRGIVGLGKVFEKLRPDVVLVLGDRIEAFAAATAASVGGICVAHIHGGDRAEGVADEAMRHAISKLSHIHFPATIQSRERLIRMGEQPAKVFMVGSPAIDGLKSIKPTSIRGLHGILLQHPIGASNATEESWMCETISATISELRGHFLPIAPNSDPGSDGIRRAMRSVWKRNSGIDQIHLPRAEFLTWLKASSVIIGNSSAGLIEAAALGIPCVNIGPRQNGREKPANVVDCEYGQANVAAAIRRALKLDLRKMKHPYGDGRSGQRIAQLLAKPSLTKGPLRKLNSY; from the coding sequence ATGCCCAGAAAGAGGCATATTGTTGTTGTTACGGGTACACGTGCCGAGTTTGGGCTGCTCGCGCCGGTTATGCGGGCAATCAGAAACCATCCGCGGCTGCGACTGAGCATCGTCGCCATGGGCACCCATCTGACAACAGGCACGGTTGCAGACATTCTTGCCGCTGGTTTTAAGATTGCGGCAAAAGTCCCGATGCAACGGCGTGGAGTAACCGGCCGCCCGGCGGATGTCGCTGCGTTAGGGCGCGGAATCGTCGGCTTGGGCAAAGTCTTCGAGAAGCTGCGACCTGACGTGGTGCTTGTGCTGGGAGATCGTATCGAAGCGTTCGCGGCAGCAACCGCAGCGAGCGTTGGTGGAATATGCGTTGCCCATATCCATGGCGGCGATCGTGCTGAAGGGGTTGCAGACGAAGCGATGCGACACGCCATTTCCAAACTATCACACATACATTTCCCTGCGACCATCCAAAGTCGTGAACGGCTGATTCGGATGGGTGAGCAGCCAGCCAAGGTATTCATGGTCGGGTCGCCGGCGATTGATGGATTGAAATCAATCAAGCCCACCTCGATTCGCGGGCTGCACGGAATTCTCCTGCAACATCCCATCGGAGCGAGCAACGCAACCGAAGAGTCCTGGATGTGCGAGACGATCAGTGCAACTATTTCCGAGCTTCGCGGTCATTTTCTGCCCATCGCACCCAACAGCGATCCGGGTAGTGACGGCATTCGCCGCGCCATGCGTAGTGTCTGGAAGCGCAACTCCGGCATTGATCAGATTCATTTACCGCGAGCGGAATTTCTCACATGGCTGAAGGCTTCAAGCGTAATTATTGGTAACTCATCCGCAGGATTGATCGAGGCGGCAGCTTTGGGAATTCCCTGTGTCAATATTGGTCCGCGGCAGAACGGGCGTGAAAAACCCGCAAACGTAGTGGACTGTGAGTATGGTCAAGCCAACGTCGCAGCCGCAATACGCCGGGCATTGAAACTTGACCTTAGAAAAATGAAACATCCCTACGGCGACGGTCGATCGGGTCAGCGCATCGCACAACTGCTCGCGAAGCCGTCGCTGACGAAAGGCCCCCTGCGGAAGCTGAACTCATATTGA